DNA from Brassica napus cultivar Da-Ae chromosome C4, Da-Ae, whole genome shotgun sequence:
aagaataacataaattttacgtataaaatataatattaaaaaataaaagaatttgaaataataaagaaaatatgaatctaaagcacatatgattttaaaattgaggCTATGTGCTATTTAAAGTGGTCACATAGAagctaaaattattattaataatatgtattctcaaaatgttaatttgatttttttaaatataaaatttcagatattttatttctctcaaaataaaattaaataagttaaaattttttttgccagaaataattaactttatttttaaactaaatatttgaaaattaaaaataaaattttatcgaacaaaaataacattttaaaaaagaaatcaacaCAAAAAAATGTTCTATTAATCATGTATgtgaaagtaaaataaaaataaatacaaaattacaaaaatgataaattaactaatgtattaattatcttaaaaattagattggtatttatactaaattcttgaaaacttaacataaaaagagtttaacaagaaaaaaacaaattatgtccACAGCCAATATTACGATAAGggctatatactattaaaaatattcatatataaataaaaaaacgaaaaatattccaaatcagtatcattgtttaatatttttataaatcttaatatttctaaagtaaatctataaattaatttcaaaatatgaactaaaattaactaacttgatatatatgctaactatcttaaaacataacactaaaatttatttaaaaaattcataaagtatgtcaaaacataaaatagcatatacataaaaataaaatatataattaatattaaaatatttaacctaatcaaataagtaaaaaataaaattttagtatttttatattggtgttggctacaaaatcatctaattttataataaattataaaaggtTCTTAAAAACATTGGTCAATTTTCGTTTCTTTCTTACTGGGCCAATTCAGTTTTGGCTTATAATAAGCTTACAaagttctattaaaaataaaatgtggtaAGAATAATCCACAATTAATACACATATTGTTGATTAAACAGTTTGTTTATATGCTTTTGAATTgccttttatcaattaaataaattaacatagtTATTTACTAATTAAcaattagattttaataaattttgagacaattgtttttaaaaagtcataatccaaatattcatttaactaaccaaacatgtttttatgaaacatacctaaatttttttattatctaaaatatttttttttaaattaggtcactaataataataaatcgaaGTACATGGTAACCCTTTTCCGAGAAAAGTAACTTCTCAATCGGGGAAAACATTTTGTGAACCGCTAAAACATCATAATCTCACCACTAATTTATATTGTAACTATATCAAGTAGgagatatatttaattttttagattttaattttttattttaataaataaaatattacttaatattagcataaattatatatatatatatatatatttttttttctacttttcttatatctaacaaacagatagttactattatttaaatttcatcaaaatatttattatgatttagacctaaatatacatataaaactattagatatgcatttaaaagaattaaataagagtattttaaatacaaatatgcataaaataagtatataataatacattcattctaaaaatttggtaaatacaAAAAAGTTAGATATATTGCATAGGGATTAATCTTTTATGTCAttcaaatagaaatacatataaaattataataaaatatttataacagtgTTGTATTAGTTAATAAGCATGGAACAATCTATATGAcgcgtttaattttttttattaagaaacaatatacacatgtttataaatacatttatacatttACGTATACAAACAAACTGATAtctaaatattagttatttaaatggtaaaattgtataaaaacttaactatgaaaaataataaagcacactttaaataaatttcatagaaaaatgtatataaaacaattttctattatattatcttaatattattaaaaataaaactaattattaataaagtatTCATAGTAGTGTATAGCATAGTATAATCTAtgtgatattaaaattatgtacttataagaaactataaatactttagtaacagtaattttacttttataatacaaacaaataaatagctaagttcaaaaataacaatttataaaaaaaatgtaaataggAAATCAAAAAATCtagtatctatctatctatttatataaaaaaggcTTTGTTTCTCTCCCAGAGTGTCCACCTAGGATTCCAGCTCTCTAATTCGTGCATCCTAGAGCCGACACGTGTACATTTAATAAAACGCAGctattcatatttttgttaCCGTCTGGGCTTTCTACGTTATGTGTCTGTGTAATAACTATTGGGCTTAAGATTGTAATATGTTTCCGGCAACCACCTTACTATGCGCTAACCCTAATCTGTGGGCGTGAAAGCATGTGCTTTCTTTGTTTCTCTCAGTCCGGCGGTGAAGGTGACGATCAAGTGTTCTGGCTGTTTCTGTAACGGATCGCGTTATGGTTTCCACGTCTTTAATCCCATTTATTCAGACGCCCACTACAAGTTTTCAATGCGTTGTTTCCGTCGGCGAGATCTGTAATATCGGGTATAAATAGGTTAGTATTTCTATTCTGGAAATCGCAATCccttcatcttcatctctcTGCTACTCATCTATCTTAATGGCTAACTCGAGGGTATTTTTTTTCGATTTGAAGTCTAGCAAAAAATATGTGCGCATGTATTCATCTACATACACATTCAAAGTGTTTTAAGAGAGAATCAGAGAGACAAGAAAGAACTAATGGAAAACGCAGTAATGAAACAGAGTATCCCTCTCCTCACGCTCTACAAGATAGGTAGATTCAATCTTTCCCACAGGTATGTTCTATATGTTATTTATGCCCTTCTGCTTCTCAGTTTTCTATTAGCCCAAAACTTGAATCCTTTTGTTTATGATTCAGGGTTGTTCTTGCACCATTGACGAGACAGAGATCATACGAAAACGTTGCTCAACCTCACGCTGTCAGAGAACCACTCCAGGAGGTCGGGAGTTTCAGATACAGCTCAAGGGTTGCtacttcttctctctctcttttttttttaaaagaaagttaaatttactcaaaaaaaaaagttattcaaaaatttgttaatatattcTTCTATATCTACTCACTTCGATATAAAGTTTGTGATTTTTGTTTGTGGGTTATGATCTGACCCACGTTTGTGTGGTTTCCTGCTCTTGAAGGTATCAAGATACACCTGGAATAGGACTAAAGAGCATGTGAAGGCATGGAAGCCAATCGTGGATGCTGTTCACGACAAAGGCGGCATCATCTTCTGTCAGATCTGGCATGTTGGCAGAGTTTCTAACAGAGGTTTTCAGCCAAATGGGCAAGCTCCCATCTCCTGTACGGACAAGCCATTGATGCCTCAGATCCGCTCTAATGCCATCGATGAAGCCATGTTTACCCCTCCAAGACGCCTAAGTACAGAAGAGATCCCCACCATTGTCAACCATTTCAGGCTTGCAGCAAGGAACGCTATGGAAGCTGGTAAGCacgcttttttatttttggtcaaCTGGTAATCACACCCATTGGTGAAACTAAACATTGATTATTGGACAAATGAATTAGATAACATTAAAAACATTATGaaacacataaaaatagttaaactAACAGTAATTAAAAGGTAAAACGATTAAATTATTTCAAACCATACTATAATCTCCTTCcataaatactaaactctaaattttaatcactaaactcaaactcaaatccaaatataaaataaaaaataaaaaatatttcaaattgtTTTAATCAATGCTATTTTGGGCAAAAAATTTTTTGCTAATTTGAGAATAATAAAGTGTTTATCATTATTCTATGATATTGTTCAAGAAGAAAGGCTCTTACATTATATACGTGTCCTTGAATGTTGTTGTTGCTTGCAGGCTTCAAAGGAGTAGAGATCCATGGAGCTTATGGCTATCTTATCGACCATTTCATGAAAGACAGACAGAACTGACGATTACGGTGGATCATTACAAAACCCACAAGCGTTAGCGGTTCACATGGCGGAGTCTCTGAAGAAATACGGAATCTTATACTGTCACGTGATCGAAGCGAGGATGAAAACAATGGGTGAGGTAACAGAGTGTCCTCACACGCTAACGCCGATGAGGAGAGCCTTCTCGGGGACTTCCATCGACGCTAGAAGTTTCAAGAGGGAAGACGGGAGCGCGGTGGAGAAGGGAAGGACTGATCTGGTGGCTTATGGTCGGTGGTTTCTGGCGAACCCGAATCTGCCAAAAAGGTTTGAAGTTGATGCGGTGTTGCATAAGTATATGATAGATCGACGTTTTATACTTCTGATCCTGTCGTGGGTTACACTGACTATCCTTTTCTCAGTTAAAAGGTTAATTAATACATTTTATTGTGTGTTTTCGTTTCATGTAATAAGACGACATTGTCGGTCGAATCGCCACCACGTATTTATGAAAACGTAACCGCCTTTTTCAAATTTAGCGTACAACTTATACGATATTAGCCAGTAATACTTTAACTTATAGTTTGTAAACATATACCCTGTGTTTCAGATCCGTTTTTTTTGTACCTTCACTAttctaataatataattaatgttataaaaggaactgaaattttattatatcgcaggaatttaaataaaggAAAATTTATACCCGTACGAAGGAGATAATACTGATAAGAAGAGAGGATGTGTTATTGAAGGAGAAGGATGGTGTgtgcagcgggccccacatcttttatattttcaacgaaAACGGCTCATCTTTTCTTGtctttcgtaacactcccccttgggggccggtgtcactatcTGCTCTCGCTTagcgtctttgttgcctcgttaaaaacctttctaggaaaacccaatggaaaaaaccatagtaaggtaaaaagagtacaactacgtaagctccccctcgaatgaacagtcatagatccttctgatgacgcattccaatgttacgaacatgttttctgaatatcgaagtcggaagtgattttgtgaagaggtcagctgcattgtcgcatgattggacatatcttacttcaatctctttcttcttcacgagctcttgagtgtatgagaagaacttcggatgaatatgtttcgttctatcgcttttgatatatccgtcctttgtttgtgcaacacatgctgcattatcttcatataaaatagttggCTCTATATTTTCGTCAAttccactgcttgaacagatgtgtcggcttattgatcttagccatacacattctctacttgcttcatggagtgcaatgatctcagcatgatttgaagaagtagccacgagcgtttgtttctgagaacgccaagatatagcagtgcctccgatcgtaaaaacgtatcctgtttgcgatcgggctttgtgtggatctgaaagatatcctgcatctgcaaaaccaaccatttgaccttttgaacttttaggataaaacaagcctaaatcaatggtcccttggagaTAACGAAAAACATGcttaatcccattccaatgtcttcgagttggggatgagctgaatcttgccaaaagattcacagcaaatgatatatcaggccgtgtacaatttgcaaggtacatcagtgctccaattgcacttagatatggtacttccggaccaagtatctcttctttttcctcaggtggttgaaatggatcactttcaatattaagtgatctaacgaccattggagtgctaagaggagttgatttatccatgttaaatcgtttcaacactcttttagtgtatgtggattgatgcacaaatataccattttgtgaatgttctatttgtaggccaagacaatactgtgtctgtccaagatctttcatctcaaattctcctttgagatagtctgatgccttttgtatttccttttgagttccgataatgttaagatcatcaacatataccgcgattattacaaatccggatattgttttcttgatgaaaacacatgggcatataggatcattcacatatcctttttttgttaaatgatcactgagacgattataccacatacgtccagattgctttaacccatataatgatctttgcaattttattgcacataactctttaggtttggaacttaatgcttctggcattttaaatccatcaggaactttcatgtagatatcagtatctaatgatccatatagataagctgtaacaacatccatgagacgcatctctagatttttatcagctgctagactcatcaggaatctaaacgtgattgcatccataactggagaatacgtttcttcataatcgattccaggtctttgagaaaaaccttgagccactagacgagctttgtatctcgtaatctcatttttctcatttcgctttcgaacgaaaacccatttgtacccaactggtctcacatctgcaggtgtgagcacaatagatccaaatacttttcgtttattaagcgaatcaagttcagcttgtattgcatttttccattgttcccaatcatgtctcttttgacattcatagacagattttggttctggatcatcgatttcttcatttatttcacttgacacaatatatgagaaagcatcatcaaggtcattttgttcatttctattccatatccttttattatggatgtaattaatagaaatctcatgattatctttcgattcatgatgctctgattcatgatgctctgattcatcagaatccttatcatttatttcttccaaaatattttctgctattttgggtgcatcatatatttcagttttcttctgtttcctaggattcttatccttagaaccaacaggtctaccacgcttcaggcgtgtttttggctctcgtgtgtcatcctccttttcttgttcatttggcattttgatacgagcaggagcatttgcagctggtatatgagatttagttaccgtcttggtatctacaaatgcatcaggtagctggttagctatactctgtaaatgcataattcgtcgaacttctagttctgactctttagtgggaggatcaagatataacaatgatggtacactccattttatatcacttccaacatttttgttttctccccctagaactgggaatacattttcgtcaaaatgacaatcagcaaaacgtgctgtaaagacgtcaccagtctgttgttctaggtatcttataattgatggggaatcaaaactaacatatattctcaatcttctttgtggtcccatctttgtacgttgtggtggtgctacaggcacatataccgcacaaccaaagattctaaagtgggaaatgtttggttctcgaccaaacgctaactgtagtggggaatacttatggtatgcactcggtctgatccgaatgagtgcttctgcatgcaaaatggcatgtccccatacagaggttggaagttttgatctcatgatcaatggtcttgcaatcaattgcagacgcttaattaaagattcagccaaaccattttgcgtatgaacatgagcaaccgaatgttcaacttcaattcccattaccatacaatagtcattgaatgcttgggatgtgaattcaccagcgttgtctagtctaactcttttaatagtataatcaggaaactgtgctcgcagtttgattatctgagttagaaatctcgcaaatgccacatttcgagatgataatagacaaacgtgtgaccatctactggatgcgtcaattaataccataaaatagtggaatggtccacaaggtgggtgtataggtccacatatatcgccttgaattctttcaaggaactttggtgattctttatcgattttggttggcgatggccttacgatcaattttcctagagaacatgcaacacatgtcattttattcccttgagaaatctcctggattttcagtggatgaccatgtgaactttctatgattttacgcatcattgtagttcctgggtggccaaggcgatcatgccataacgtgaactcttctgggcTCCGTtctactacaagatttgattcgatctcatcgatatagtatgatgtaaccccgaaggaagctctggaaacttttccaatatgtgttttctgccacatttctcagaagttacatacatgtatttctttccatcctcagttgcagactgagtatcatatccgtgaagatatatgtctttaaaactcaacaaattccttttagaacttggagaatatagagcattatttatggaaaattttgttccattcggtaaagtaaagtttgctttaccagttccttcaatcacgtctgcaggacctgatattgtattgacgacaattcttgtcggttttatatcagagaaatatctcttttgtctcagaatagtgtgcgttgttccactatctggtatgcatatttcacgaatccgtttcttggattttgcttcattagtattctgatccatttctgaaattgtcataaatattaataaaagaaaaacataaaattcattcatataaggaaacacataataattatacaataagatgacgttaaaaacatcattatttgtttaaaacatgaaatataataattatacatggtaatactgaaaactattcaatactcttatcataggcatttcgattctcttcaggagtaatctagtccagctcattagcgaagtcggaggattcaaggtatgaggtcccttcaacattttccgtgaggttcacctctttagcctttccttttatggactcttgatataacttgcacaaatgtgggggagtacgacaggtacgggaccaatgtcctttacatccacatctgtaacatacagtctcacttttctttgtggtatcctcttcggtttctttgcctttaggaggttgttcagatctaacccatttgttagatctaatacttttaggatagtaaggctttccacgtttgttgttgaaacgccgaccacgacctcggttggtctggtttctccttcccgaatattctaccgccgtagcattcacttcgggaaatgccttggctcccgtaggtcgggaattatggtttttgattagtaactcatcgttcttttcagccaacatgagtgttaccatcaattcagaaaatttggtgtacccacattttctgtaaattcgggataagacgttgtgttctttgtggaaagtattgtatgtcttgtcaagcatttctgcttcggtgacagggttaccacaatattttaattgtgcaactatcctcaagatagtggaattgtaatctctaaccctttggaaatcctgaaacctcagggttttccactcttcaagagcgtgagggagattgatttccttttgattatcgaacctatctttcaaggcttgccatagtacggctgggtcctcaacgtctccatagtcgtgagttagattctcatctaaatgcttcttcaggaagattatcgcttcggctatatgctcgggtggcgatttgttaccgacttcTATCGCTTcagttatcttttttattacaagataaggtttcacatttgtgacccatctgacataattttcgccggttactttcagagccaggaactggagtttctcgatgtttgccatttgtatttctaaaaacacaaaataaaaatattttattagaacttcataatttaaaaaccgtttacattaatcatgcaagcaattacaaggaaaagcgatgtaaagaaaattaaaccgatattcatcttaaattcactcggagtaaattctccaacgagtaaaccataaatagaaacacaaataaaaatggcacataaaaacaaaagtgcgcgaatcatctttcttgaaatgataaatcggaggagagcgatttgaaatttttgagagaagatgaaatgttttggatgatgaaatggagtgaaaatgagttgtatttatagatgaaaattactgttcattaccgttggagaaaggggaaatttttgaaaaaatttctttgtgaccgttggggttaaatcgagtgcactaaaaaacagtctgaaaatatcgtattaaacagtcaatcaaatctataaaatttcataaaagtaaaaattatggcaatgaaatatttatgttatgacaacaaatcatgcgacggctcagccgatcaatgcagagtaataaataaattatacggcggctcggccgaccaattaataacaaacataatataaggcggctcggccgaccaataaataataaacaggatataaggcggctcggccgaccaataaacaataaacagaatataaggcggctcggccgaccaataaataaattaaattaatagtaaataatataggcggtattccggccattataacagggtataaatgatacaaataaattttaccgaatcgcagagtgatcgtgctgataacgtgttataaaaagaactgaaattttattatatcggaGGAATTTAAATAAAGGAAAATTTATACCCGTACGAAGGAGATAATACTGATAAGAAGAGATGATGTGTTATTGAAGGAGAAGGATGGTGTGTTTACAAACGAACGCAAACGTTcctatatatagaagaaaatttactgtgcaaatagtgcagcgggccccacatcttttatattttcaacgaaAACGGCTCATCTTTTCTTGTCTTTCGTAACAGTTAAGaatttattaatgattttaaattaagatttttgtattttagtcAGTAAATACAATTTATCATTATCTGTGTGTACCTGAGTCTCTTTGGAAGAGACTGAGCTTGCTGTCCACGCTCGAGACAAATAGGAAGCTGAGTTATCGATCCATGTTTGGTTCATGAGTCTCTTAAGGCACACTACGTCTGAGGGATACAAAACTATTTTCATAATAGCAACAATGATGAAGGTTTACAGTATCTACACACAAGTAAAGTATAACCTACGGGCCGATCCTAGTAACTGATAAGGTTTAGTCTTTGGAAAAAGTAAGGTTCCAAGTCGTCCATTATCATAATATTTTCGGGTTTTATCAAACATTTGCTGATAATACGTTCAATTATAGCATCAGCATAGGGAGGCCTAAATACCTCATCAAAAGTTTCCATGGGTCAAATGGAAACCGTACTTCCGTTTGTTGTCTTACAATTTCTGTCATCCTAGACAGATACATTGTCAACTTCTCCAGTTCTCCATACTTATTTTAATCCTGAGATTTTTGCAAAAGCATCAAACACTACCACGATCCCCTCCATTGATCTTATCTTCCCATCAGAGAGTACCATAAGATTTTATGCAAAGCTCACTATTTCTGCATTTCAGATGAAAACCAAACTGCTTTAGACGTGTGGCGTTGTCCTGAAATTTAGAAAGCACATCCATACTTATAACAATGTTTCATCATCTAAGtataaaattcaaaagctgTACGGGACCCATATCCCTAGTACAAGTGTACAACTAAACATGTATAATGGATGATCACATAATCGTGAGGGTAATAATAGAGGGCAAAGGAGGGAATTTATCCTAAAATTTTCTGATTgtaattaaacaaacaaaaagataagaaatatataggtaagaaaataaaataaagatgatAAAGAGTGGGCACTAATAATGAAAAGCAAATTCCAAGTTGCCCACTTGCAAATCTTTCTCCAAATAAAAGAAGCCCATACGGTGCCttttctcccaactcctatctCATCAActcaaaagagagagagagcaaactAAAACGAGATCAGAGATGACGCAGATGCTTTCCATACTCCGCCGCAACCTCCAAAACCTTCGTAAGAGCCCACGCGTAGCTGACGAGACTGAGATGGCTTCGACGACACAAGGAGCAGGAGTAGTAGCTCATAACGAAAGACGAGACGGGGCTAACGCCGTTATGATGCGATTCCCTTTCTCGATCATTTCGTGCTTTGCCGTGCCACGTGTCAGCGGGACAGATGGACTATGGATGTCTGGAGATTATGCCAGCGTCTCAGAGGTTAACCATCTCATGGCTAGTGATGGCATGAGATACGCCATTTTAATGTAATAACCCCAAGTCCAAACATGTTCGTAGcgtttcgttttttttcttatgttaaCGATACAATTATTTAGCTTCTCGATCCTACATGTGTACAATATTAAATCTATGAGATGTAGAACAAGTTTAGTTCTTGTATAGATGGATTATTTATGAAGTTTTTGTGTTTGTAGCATAAGTTATgcttctaaaatattttccccacacttattcttctttttgttcACCTTTCTCCCACTTGTTTTTGCCTACTTTTTTCTTTGCATTATTTTAACCAATCATGAAATacatatttctttatttttcgtAGACATTTCTTACTTTTTCCTTCCCAATTAATtcttaaaataacataattcgTTCGctcttaaaattaaattaaattaaattaaatttgctTCCCTTCACCTTTAGCTCTATAATATTTATCTGAAATTTTTAAATCGCAATcgaaaatatagaaactaagaAAGTGACAGCAGTGTGATATATATTGccatttaataatgtttttttttttttttcagttttaactTTCATCAACTAATACTGGTTGTTTTGATATGTGGACGCCAAAATTATCAGATGGACTTCTAAATTATCAATAGGTGTTCAATTTGGTAAATTGCACCCCATGCACTAGACTTTTACCCTAATTAACCAAATACCCTACACCCCATGTTGTGATACCTTTCTCCATAGACACAAACTAGTCACATCATAggtattttcttaatttcttcattttttaagGGTTTTAAACCAATTCACCCCTAATTTATCGCATAGTGCTTTGGaaaactaaaccataaactcgaATTTTAaccttcaatatatttttttttttaaattaaccctcaatttattttcatatattaggTGCCTCGCAACCCTCAGATAAGAAATAACAAGTAACAAATCATTTGTCTCCTTAATAAATAATcattcctatatttttatataatattgtagTTAATTTGGAttagtttagaaattttttgtgaCTTTTTGAAATTCGTAAAAATATCACTTGAAACCATGCAATTAGCT
Protein-coding regions in this window:
- the LOC106394410 gene encoding uncharacterized protein LOC106394410, which translates into the protein MTQMLSILRRNLQNLRKSPRVADETEMASTTQGAGVVAHNERRDGANAVMMRFPFSIISCFAVPRVSGTDGLWMSGDYASVSEVNHLMASDGMRYAILM